A stretch of DNA from Pirellulales bacterium:
GCACTTCGTCGTAACTCGCAAGCTCCTTGATGTCCTTCCGCTTTCGACCGGCATATCGCTTGCGGAGATCCTTGTCGGACGCTTCAAGATGTACGTGTATGACCGATGGGCCAAAGCCACGACGAATCCAGTCGATTTGCGGCAGAATTCGGACAGAATCCACGACGATAAGGGCATCTTTGGGGAGTTCAGTGGCTTTCTTGCCCAAGGCTTCCGACACCCACCGACCGTCTGTGTCCCGGTCGAGCTTTTCGCCAAGCGCTTGAAGTGACACACGATCGCGGCCCACATCAGGCTGAATGGCCGTGAGAAGCTCCCAAGTTTTAAAGAGTGTCGCTTGAAAATCCTGGACGAGGTGTTTGGCAAGGGTGCTCTTGCCGGCGGCAACCGATCCCGAGAGGAGTACGAAGAGTTGTGGCATGAGGCCTGACCGCTCAGAAGTTCATAAAAAGCGATTGCTGTTCCGGTGCGCGCGACTTGGACTGTTGATGCAGATCGTACACCGTAACGTGAACGTCGTAGTCGGAGAGGCATTCGCGGATCAGGTCCTCGACAATCAGCCAATTGCCGCCCGCCTCGCCGCAGCCAATGCGAGGAATGTGGACAGAAGCACTGAGCGAGAGAGCGAAATCGCGTAGCTCGACAAGTCCGCTCTTTAGATGCTGATAGCGGATTCGTGGAAGCCGCGAGGCACCATACCCGTGTTGAGCAACGATACTGAAAACGACGGTTGAATCGTCGACTCGTGCGTTATGCGTGTTGCCAAGCCGTAATCGTTTCGGGTCAGATTGCACCCAATCGAGAAAGTCTGATTGGACGGTTGGCCATTGCCGGCGAATCGCACTTGCGAATCCTGCGCCGCCCCAGCGAGCGGCACCATCATTAACCACTTGGGCAACGACCCTCTGTCCTGTGCCATGCGGCTTTGTTGCATCGCCGACGACGTAGCTCATACTGGAAACGGCTTCGCCACGGTCGCCTTTGCGATACAAGATTCCGGCAACGCGAGGATGCTGATGGCCGGGATAAGACGGAATAGCGACGGATTCGACGTGAAAAGTCTGCTCCTTGACCCAGGATTCGTCGCCCTTGGCCGTATAGCCTAGGGCTGCGCAGTTGGCTAGCCGAGTGGTCTCTGGAATTAGAAGACCGCTTTTGAGTTTAAACTCAGCCCCGTGACTCTCGACCGCATAGTCCAAGTGATAGCGATCTTCATGCGGCGAAGCGACGAATACTGCACAATGCTTACGTTCAAGCCTCACAATGCGAAGCAAGAGTGCTTCGACAGACACGTCGAACTTCTCTTGAAGGTGTACCACATCATCGATAGAAACTCGGCTCAACGAATCGATCGGTAGTTTCTCGGCCGGCATTAGGATTTCGGCAGCTGCTATGTTGCAAAGCATTTCGAGCTGCCATTCATCCTCTCGCATTTCAGCGCGAGAAACTCGATTGCGG
This window harbors:
- a CDS encoding ImmA/IrrE family metallo-endopeptidase encodes the protein MAMEWTNSSVQRLSANADPIATIQNSARQLVLDAIEQGWVGPPFDPFDLAHILNVRVVPSQEVLNASLTPEGRTGYRIDYNPNQSRRRIRFSIAHEIAHTLFPDCRDLVRNRVSRAEMREDEWQLEMLCNIAAAEILMPAEKLPIDSLSRVSIDDVVHLQEKFDVSVEALLLRIVRLERKHCAVFVASPHEDRYHLDYAVESHGAEFKLKSGLLIPETTRLANCAALGYTAKGDESWVKEQTFHVESVAIPSYPGHQHPRVAGILYRKGDRGEAVSSMSYVVGDATKPHGTGQRVVAQVVNDGAARWGGAGFASAIRRQWPTVQSDFLDWVQSDPKRLRLGNTHNARVDDSTVVFSIVAQHGYGASRLPRIRYQHLKSGLVELRDFALSLSASVHIPRIGCGEAGGNWLIVEDLIRECLSDYDVHVTVYDLHQQSKSRAPEQQSLFMNF